From the genome of Mesorhizobium japonicum MAFF 303099, one region includes:
- the betA gene encoding choline dehydrogenase codes for MLEADFVIIGSGSAGSAMAYRLSEDGKHSVIVIEFGGSDIGPLIQMPSALSIPLNMSLYDWGFASEPEPHLGGRVLATPRGKVIGGSSSINGMVYVRGHARDFDHWAEEGATGWGFADVLPYFKRMEDNDGGEDGWRGHGGPLHVQRGSRKNPLYGAFVEAGRQAGFELTDDYNGSKQEGFGPMEQTISGGRRWSAASAYLKPALKRKNVSLVKGFARRVIIENQRAIGVEIEAHKQIQVVKARREVIVAASSINSPKILMLSGIGPAEHLRENGIAVVADRPGVGRNLQDHMELYIQQESTKPITLNSVLNPFSKALIGAQWLFFKSGLGATNHFEAAAFVRSRAGVDYPDIQYHFIPAAVRYDGKAAAKSHGFQAHVGPMRSKSRGSVTLRSPDPKAKPVIRFNYMSHPDDWTEFRHCIRLTREIFGQSAFDAFRGQEISPGSHVQSDDDLDVFIRDHAESAYHPCGTCKMGRADDVTSVVDPECRVIGVDGLRVADSSIFPRVTNGNLNAPSIMTGEKASDHILGRTPLAPSNQEPWINPRWQVSDR; via the coding sequence ATGCTTGAAGCGGATTTCGTTATCATCGGCTCCGGCTCCGCCGGCTCGGCCATGGCCTATCGCCTGTCGGAAGACGGCAAGCATTCGGTCATTGTCATCGAATTCGGCGGCAGCGATATCGGGCCGCTGATCCAGATGCCGTCGGCGCTGTCGATCCCGCTCAATATGAGCCTTTACGACTGGGGCTTTGCCAGCGAACCGGAGCCGCATCTCGGCGGCCGCGTGCTGGCGACGCCGCGCGGCAAGGTGATCGGCGGTTCGTCCTCGATCAACGGCATGGTCTATGTGCGCGGCCATGCCCGCGACTTTGACCATTGGGCCGAAGAAGGTGCAACGGGTTGGGGCTTCGCCGACGTACTCCCCTACTTCAAGCGCATGGAGGACAATGACGGCGGCGAGGACGGCTGGCGCGGCCATGGCGGGCCGCTGCATGTGCAGCGTGGCTCGCGTAAAAATCCACTCTACGGCGCCTTCGTCGAAGCGGGCCGCCAGGCTGGGTTCGAACTGACCGACGACTACAACGGCTCCAAGCAGGAAGGTTTTGGGCCGATGGAACAGACCATAAGCGGCGGCCGCCGCTGGTCGGCGGCATCAGCCTATCTGAAGCCGGCGCTCAAGCGGAAAAACGTGAGTCTGGTCAAGGGCTTTGCCCGTCGGGTGATCATCGAGAATCAACGCGCTATCGGCGTCGAGATCGAAGCTCACAAACAGATTCAAGTTGTTAAGGCGCGACGTGAGGTGATCGTCGCCGCGTCGTCGATCAATTCGCCCAAGATCCTGATGCTGTCCGGCATCGGCCCGGCCGAGCATTTGCGCGAAAACGGTATCGCCGTGGTGGCCGACCGGCCCGGCGTCGGCCGCAATCTGCAGGATCACATGGAGCTTTATATCCAGCAGGAATCCACCAAGCCGATCACGCTGAATTCGGTGCTCAACCCGTTCTCGAAAGCGTTGATCGGAGCACAGTGGCTGTTCTTCAAGTCCGGCCTCGGCGCCACCAACCATTTCGAGGCCGCCGCCTTCGTGCGCTCGCGCGCCGGCGTCGATTATCCAGACATTCAGTACCACTTCATCCCGGCGGCGGTGCGCTATGACGGCAAGGCGGCGGCGAAGTCGCACGGCTTCCAGGCGCATGTCGGGCCGATGCGGTCAAAGTCGCGCGGCTCGGTGACGCTGCGTTCGCCCGATCCGAAAGCGAAGCCGGTGATCCGCTTCAACTACATGTCGCATCCGGACGACTGGACCGAGTTCCGCCACTGCATCCGGCTGACCCGCGAAATCTTCGGCCAGTCGGCCTTCGACGCTTTTCGCGGCCAGGAAATCTCGCCGGGCAGCCATGTGCAGTCGGACGATGATCTCGACGTCTTCATCCGCGACCATGCCGAGAGCGCCTACCACCCCTGCGGCACCTGCAAGATGGGCCGCGCCGACGATGTGACGAGCGTTGTCGATCCGGAATGCCGGGTCATCGGCGTCGACGGGCTGCGGGTCGCCGATTCCTCGATTTTCCCGCGTGTCACCAACGGCAATCTCAATGCGCCATCGATCATGACCGGCGAGAAGGCGTCCGACCATATTCTTGGCCGCACGCCGCTGGCGCCGTCCAACCAGGAGCCATGGATCAATCCGCGCTGGCAGGTGTCGGACAGATAG
- a CDS encoding mannose-1-phosphate guanylyltransferase/mannose-6-phosphate isomerase: MSQRIVSFVMSGGVGSRLWPLSREDNPKQFHDFSGDGSMLAKTLRRLAARPDGQTPIFLIASERHADRVRADLAGLDLAGGGPLFEPTGRNTAAAVALATLRTLSEFGDSLVLVVPSDHEISTAGQFWQSVEAGTEAARAGRLVVFGIKPTQPETGYGYIEVSAEKGGVSDVSRFVEKPDLATAQGYLEAGNFYWNTGIFLFRAAAMRDAFAVFQPDIWRATEAAYKAATSDLSGLYMPLDLYAAIPSNSIDYAIMERARDIAMVPAGFRWNDLGSWQSLLDVGPADDQGNVIVGDVVAIDCENSYIRSEGRLLSAIGMKDVAIVSTADATFVAPVSHSQHVKKVVEQLEKSGRLETRFTPAHDRVIESGAWRRRVHHWLFQETLPLWSTSGVDERHGGFHEALGFDGAPLMKPKRMRTQARQVYAFAVAKEHGWTGPAERLIAHGIDFMAGKGRTERGGWVRTLNVDGAVADATEDAYDHSCVLLALAHAHMSGNTDALRLGEETFAFLDAHLEDSRMTGFLETSDGEGERRSNPHMHLLEAFLAWYQATGERAHLRRAARIIDLFRSHFFDAESWTLGEYFDAEWKPSTGEKGSWTEPGHHFEWASLLVDFAERSGQAELSGFARKLYASAIANGLNRATGLAYGAVSRQGLPLDLISRSWPQAEAIKAAIALDGSGGPDLKPEIEARVGRLFRWHIDPAPLGLWIDRIDERGRSLASDVPASIFYHLVCALTQYLDRTAKKAV, translated from the coding sequence ATGAGTCAGCGCATCGTCAGTTTTGTCATGAGCGGCGGCGTCGGCTCGCGGCTCTGGCCGCTGTCGCGCGAGGACAATCCGAAGCAGTTTCACGATTTTTCGGGTGATGGCTCCATGCTGGCCAAGACCTTGCGCCGCCTGGCGGCAAGGCCCGACGGTCAAACTCCGATCTTCCTGATCGCTTCGGAACGCCATGCCGACCGCGTCCGTGCCGATCTCGCCGGCCTCGATCTTGCCGGCGGCGGTCCGCTGTTCGAGCCCACAGGGCGCAACACCGCCGCGGCGGTGGCCCTTGCAACGCTGCGCACTTTGTCCGAATTCGGCGACAGCCTGGTGCTGGTGGTGCCGTCGGACCACGAAATATCGACGGCAGGGCAATTCTGGCAGAGCGTTGAGGCGGGCACTGAGGCGGCACGCGCCGGCCGGCTCGTTGTGTTCGGCATCAAGCCGACGCAGCCCGAAACCGGCTATGGCTATATCGAGGTCTCCGCCGAGAAGGGCGGGGTATCAGACGTTTCGCGCTTCGTCGAAAAGCCGGACCTGGCGACCGCGCAAGGCTACCTCGAAGCCGGAAACTTTTATTGGAACACCGGCATTTTCCTGTTTCGCGCCGCTGCCATGCGCGACGCTTTCGCCGTGTTCCAGCCGGACATCTGGCGGGCGACCGAAGCCGCTTACAAGGCGGCGACATCGGATCTGTCAGGCCTCTACATGCCGCTCGACCTCTACGCGGCCATCCCGTCCAATTCGATCGACTATGCCATCATGGAGCGGGCGAGGGACATCGCGATGGTGCCGGCCGGCTTTCGCTGGAACGATCTCGGTTCCTGGCAGTCGTTGCTCGATGTCGGCCCTGCCGATGACCAGGGCAATGTCATTGTCGGCGACGTCGTCGCCATCGATTGCGAGAACTCCTACATCCGCAGCGAAGGGCGCCTCTTGTCGGCGATCGGCATGAAGGACGTCGCCATCGTTTCGACCGCCGATGCCACGTTCGTGGCTCCGGTCAGCCACAGCCAGCATGTCAAGAAGGTGGTCGAGCAACTGGAGAAGTCGGGCCGGCTGGAAACCAGGTTCACCCCGGCGCATGACCGCGTCATCGAAAGCGGCGCCTGGCGGCGGCGCGTGCACCACTGGCTGTTCCAGGAAACCTTGCCGCTGTGGTCGACATCGGGCGTCGACGAGCGCCACGGCGGCTTCCACGAAGCGCTCGGCTTCGACGGCGCCCCGCTGATGAAGCCGAAGCGCATGCGCACGCAGGCCCGCCAGGTCTATGCCTTTGCGGTTGCCAAGGAGCACGGCTGGACTGGGCCGGCCGAGCGGCTGATCGCGCATGGCATCGACTTCATGGCTGGGAAGGGCCGCACCGAACGCGGCGGTTGGGTGCGCACGCTGAATGTCGACGGCGCTGTCGCCGACGCCACGGAAGACGCCTACGATCATTCCTGCGTACTGCTGGCGCTGGCGCATGCGCATATGTCGGGCAATACGGATGCTCTTCGGCTCGGTGAAGAGACTTTCGCCTTTCTCGACGCACATCTCGAGGACAGCCGCATGACCGGCTTTCTCGAGACGTCGGATGGGGAGGGCGAGCGGCGCTCAAACCCGCACATGCATTTGCTGGAGGCCTTTCTCGCCTGGTATCAGGCGACCGGCGAGCGTGCCCATCTGCGCCGCGCGGCTCGCATCATCGACCTCTTCCGCAGCCATTTCTTCGACGCCGAGAGCTGGACGCTCGGCGAATATTTCGATGCCGAATGGAAACCGTCGACTGGCGAGAAAGGGTCCTGGACCGAGCCTGGCCATCATTTTGAATGGGCTTCGCTCCTGGTCGATTTCGCCGAGCGCAGCGGCCAGGCCGAACTGAGCGGCTTCGCGAGGAAACTTTACGCTTCGGCCATCGCCAACGGCCTCAACCGGGCCACCGGTCTTGCCTATGGCGCCGTCTCCAGGCAGGGCCTGCCGCTCGACCTGATCTCGCGCAGCTGGCCGCAGGCCGAAGCCATCAAGGCGGCGATCGCGTTGGACGGCTCGGGCGGTCCCGACCTGAAGCCCGAGATCGAGGCCCGTGTCGGCCGGCTTTTCCGCTGGCACATCGACCCGGCGCCGCTCGGCCTGTGGATCGATCGCATAGACGAACGCGGCCGCTCGCTGGCGTCGGATGTTCCGGCCAGCATCTTCTATCATCTGGTCTGCGCGCTGACGCAGTATCTGGATAGGACGGCAAAGAAGGCGGTCTAG
- the betC gene encoding choline-sulfatase has protein sequence MTAKRPNFLIVMVDQLNGTFFPDGPAAFLHAPHLKALAARSARFRNNYTASPLCAPGRASFMSGQLPSRTEVYDNAAEFASSIPTFAHHLRADGYHTVLSGKMHFVGPDQLHGFEERLTTDIYPADFGWTPDYRKPGERIDWWYHNLGSVSGAGVAEISNQMEYDDEVAFHAVQKLYDFARVSDDAAHRPWCLTVSFTHPHDPYVARRQYWDLYEDCPALEPEVGFIPCDSQDPHSQRLYKASDYNSFDITAEQIRRSRRGYFANISYLDDKVGELLSVLERTRMLDDTIILFCSDHGDMLGERGLWFKMCFFEGSARVPLMIAGKDIPAGLIKAPVSNLDVTPTLCDLAGIDMSAIAPWTDGQSLLPLLEGKQRYAPVLMEYAAEGSNAPLVAIRDGRYKFVHCEIDPPQLYDIEADPHELSNLATDPAHADLVAAFLEKVRARWDMAAFDTAVRANQARRWVVYPALRNGTHYPWEFQPLQKASERYMRNHMDLNVLEEQKRFPRGE, from the coding sequence GTGACAGCGAAGCGACCCAATTTCCTGATCGTCATGGTCGATCAGCTCAACGGGACTTTTTTTCCCGATGGGCCTGCCGCGTTTCTGCACGCGCCGCATCTGAAGGCACTCGCGGCGCGTTCGGCCCGATTCAGGAACAACTACACCGCCTCGCCGCTCTGCGCGCCGGGCCGCGCCTCGTTCATGAGCGGCCAGTTGCCGTCGCGCACCGAGGTCTATGACAACGCCGCCGAATTCGCCTCGTCGATCCCGACCTTTGCCCATCATCTGCGCGCCGACGGCTATCACACCGTACTGTCGGGCAAGATGCATTTCGTCGGGCCGGACCAGTTGCACGGCTTCGAGGAGCGGCTGACCACGGACATCTATCCCGCCGATTTCGGCTGGACACCGGACTACCGCAAGCCCGGCGAGCGCATCGACTGGTGGTATCACAATCTGGGCTCGGTAAGCGGCGCCGGCGTCGCCGAGATCTCAAACCAGATGGAGTATGACGACGAGGTCGCCTTCCACGCGGTGCAAAAACTCTACGACTTCGCCCGCGTCTCCGACGATGCGGCGCACCGGCCCTGGTGCCTGACGGTTTCCTTCACCCATCCGCACGACCCCTATGTGGCGCGGCGGCAGTACTGGGATCTTTATGAGGATTGCCCAGCGCTAGAACCCGAAGTGGGCTTCATCCCCTGCGACAGCCAGGACCCGCATTCGCAGCGGCTCTACAAGGCTTCCGACTACAACAGTTTCGACATCACGGCAGAGCAAATCCGCCGCTCGCGGCGCGGCTATTTCGCCAACATCTCCTATCTCGACGACAAGGTCGGCGAGTTGCTGTCGGTGCTTGAGCGCACGCGCATGCTCGACGACACGATCATCCTGTTCTGCTCGGACCATGGCGACATGCTCGGCGAGCGCGGCCTGTGGTTCAAGATGTGCTTCTTCGAGGGCTCGGCACGGGTGCCGCTGATGATCGCCGGCAAGGACATTCCCGCTGGCCTGATCAAGGCGCCGGTCTCTAATCTCGACGTGACGCCGACGCTGTGCGACCTCGCCGGCATCGACATGAGCGCGATCGCGCCATGGACCGACGGCCAGTCGCTGCTGCCGCTGCTGGAGGGCAAGCAGCGCTACGCGCCCGTATTGATGGAGTATGCGGCCGAAGGCTCCAACGCGCCGTTGGTGGCGATCCGCGACGGCCGCTACAAATTCGTCCATTGCGAGATCGATCCGCCGCAACTCTATGATATCGAAGCCGACCCGCATGAGCTGAGCAATCTTGCCACCGATCCGGCGCATGCCGATCTGGTGGCGGCTTTCCTGGAAAAGGTGCGCGCACGCTGGGACATGGCGGCCTTCGATACCGCCGTGCGCGCCAACCAGGCGCGGCGCTGGGTGGTCTACCCGGCGCTGCGCAACGGCACGCATTACCCCTGGGAGTTCCAGCCGCTGCAGAAGGCCTCGGAACGCTACATGCGCAACCACATGGATCTCAACGTGCTCGAAGAGCAAAAACGCTTTCCGCGAGGCGAATGA
- a CDS encoding asparaginase — translation MANPVLIEVLRGAIVESAHRGAVAVFDADGKPVLEIGDTSKPVFPRSAVKAIQALPLVETGAADVYGFGNRELALACASHSGEPAHVELARSMLARAGLDGSALECGAHWPSNHAAEIALARTGDLPNALHNNCSGKHSGFLCTCVHSGIAHRGYVKAGHALQEMVRDAMQSVTGAVHGADERATDGCSIPTYAVPLRSFALGFARMATTNGFGPERAKAAKRLLAACMAEPFYVAGTGREDVALMEAAPGRIFAKGGAEGVHCAAIPELGLGIALKCDDGAGRASEAMVAAVLAKLLRADEALTAKLIELANAPIKSRIGAKVGALRPTAALN, via the coding sequence ATGGCAAATCCGGTTCTGATCGAGGTTCTGCGCGGCGCGATCGTCGAGAGCGCGCATCGCGGCGCCGTCGCGGTCTTCGATGCCGACGGCAAACCGGTCCTGGAGATTGGCGACACCTCGAAGCCGGTGTTCCCGCGTTCGGCGGTCAAGGCAATCCAGGCCTTGCCGCTGGTGGAAACCGGTGCTGCCGACGTCTATGGCTTCGGCAACCGTGAGCTGGCCCTGGCCTGCGCGTCGCATTCGGGCGAACCGGCGCATGTCGAACTGGCGCGGTCCATGCTGGCCAGGGCCGGGCTCGATGGGTCAGCGCTCGAATGCGGCGCGCATTGGCCTTCAAACCATGCTGCCGAGATTGCACTCGCCCGCACCGGCGATTTGCCCAATGCGCTGCACAACAACTGTTCAGGAAAACATTCCGGCTTCCTCTGCACCTGCGTGCATTCCGGCATTGCGCACCGTGGCTACGTCAAGGCGGGGCACGCACTGCAGGAGATGGTGCGCGACGCGATGCAGTCGGTCACAGGTGCCGTCCATGGCGCTGATGAGCGGGCGACCGACGGCTGCTCGATCCCGACCTATGCGGTGCCGCTTAGGAGCTTCGCGCTCGGCTTTGCCCGCATGGCCACGACAAATGGTTTCGGCCCCGAGCGGGCCAAGGCGGCAAAGCGGCTGCTGGCCGCCTGCATGGCGGAGCCCTTCTATGTCGCCGGCACCGGCCGCGAAGACGTCGCGCTGATGGAAGCAGCACCTGGGCGGATCTTTGCGAAAGGCGGCGCCGAAGGCGTCCACTGTGCCGCAATTCCGGAACTTGGCCTCGGTATCGCGCTCAAATGCGATGATGGCGCCGGCCGCGCCAGTGAAGCCATGGTTGCCGCCGTCCTCGCCAAGCTGCTGCGTGCGGACGAGGCCCTGACGGCGAAGCTCATCGAACTGGCAAACGCGCCGATCAAAAGCCGGATCGGAGCCAAGGTGGGGGCGCTGAGGCCGACTGCCGCCCTCAACTGA
- a CDS encoding threonine/serine dehydratase gives MMADLLVPSLAHLKQAYAVTSRATQITPLLESTALARETGAARVFIKPESLQWAGSFKIRGAYWRLKRLSADEARKGVVAYSSGNFAQGLAAAGQALGIPVTIVMPIDAPAAKRDATAGYGARVVLTDHGERAREEVAAAKAREIAETEGLALLHPFDDPEIVAGQAGAGLEALDQLEAKDASADLLFCSVGGGGLIGGVSLAFHYLSPATEIIGVEPEGFNGMGSSLAHGSIETMPIGPKSICDGLMSRRPGDAPFAAVKTAGVRGITVDDQSVRRAMRIAFERMKLVLEPSGAASLAALLGGKVDVTDKTVLVVATGGNVSLADFMAHMNHA, from the coding sequence ATGATGGCAGACCTTCTCGTCCCCTCGCTGGCCCATCTCAAACAGGCCTATGCCGTCACCTCCAGGGCGACGCAGATCACGCCGCTGCTGGAATCGACCGCACTCGCCAGGGAGACCGGTGCTGCCCGTGTCTTCATCAAGCCGGAATCGCTGCAATGGGCCGGATCGTTCAAGATCCGCGGCGCCTATTGGCGGTTGAAGCGGCTGTCGGCCGACGAAGCGAGGAAAGGAGTCGTCGCCTACTCCTCCGGCAATTTCGCGCAAGGCCTGGCGGCAGCCGGCCAAGCGCTCGGCATTCCCGTCACCATCGTCATGCCGATCGACGCACCCGCCGCCAAGCGTGACGCGACGGCGGGCTATGGCGCGCGTGTCGTGTTGACCGACCATGGCGAGCGCGCGCGAGAAGAGGTTGCCGCTGCCAAGGCGCGCGAGATCGCCGAGACGGAAGGGCTGGCCCTGCTGCATCCCTTCGACGATCCGGAGATCGTCGCCGGCCAGGCTGGCGCCGGGCTCGAAGCGCTCGACCAGCTTGAGGCCAAGGACGCCAGCGCCGACCTGTTGTTCTGCTCGGTCGGCGGCGGCGGGCTGATCGGCGGCGTTTCGCTCGCCTTCCACTATCTGTCGCCGGCGACGGAGATCATCGGCGTCGAGCCGGAAGGCTTCAATGGCATGGGCTCGTCGCTGGCGCATGGCAGCATCGAGACCATGCCGATCGGGCCGAAATCGATTTGCGACGGGCTGATGTCGCGGCGGCCGGGCGATGCGCCGTTCGCGGCGGTCAAGACCGCTGGCGTTCGCGGAATCACCGTCGATGATCAATCGGTGCGGCGTGCCATGCGGATCGCCTTCGAGCGGATGAAGCTGGTGCTGGAGCCGTCCGGGGCTGCGTCGCTGGCAGCATTGCTCGGTGGCAAGGTGGATGTGACTGATAAAACCGTCCTTGTTGTGGCTACCGGCGGCAATGTCTCGCTCGCCGATTTTATGGCGCATATGAACCATGCTTGA
- the betB gene encoding betaine-aldehyde dehydrogenase — protein MRAQPTASHYVNGRYIDDEQGAPLPVIYPATGETIAMLRSATPNVLELAIEAARAAQPAWARLKPVERGRILRRAADILRARNADLARIETLDTGKAIQETLVADAPSAADCLEYFGGAVAAYNGEAVDLGGPFAYTRREALGVCVGIGAWNYPIQIAGWKSAPALAMGNAMVFKPSENTPLSALALAEIYSEAGLPDGLFNVVQGYGDVGAGLVGHDVVAKVSVTGSVPTGRKVLSLAGSKMKHATMELGGKSPLIVFDDADIENAIGGAMLGNFYSTGQICSNGTRVFVQSGIHDRFVERLVERTKKIRIGNPLDPETQMGPLVSKAQHEKVVGYIGIGKQDGAVLACGGNVPSLQGFDGGFFVEPTVFTGVTDTMRIAREEIFGPVMSVLKFDGEDEVIDRANDTEFGLAAGVFTRDLPRAHRVIAELQAGTCWINAYNLTPVEIPFGGFKQSGIGRENSLAALALYSQLKSIYVETGDVASPY, from the coding sequence ATGCGCGCCCAGCCCACGGCATCGCACTATGTCAACGGACGCTACATCGACGACGAGCAAGGGGCGCCATTGCCGGTCATCTATCCGGCAACCGGCGAGACCATCGCCATGCTGCGCTCGGCGACGCCGAATGTGCTGGAGCTCGCCATCGAGGCCGCACGCGCCGCGCAACCGGCATGGGCGCGGCTGAAGCCGGTCGAGCGCGGCCGCATCCTGCGCCGCGCAGCCGACATTCTGCGCGCCCGCAACGCCGACCTCGCCCGCATCGAGACGCTCGACACCGGCAAGGCCATCCAGGAAACGCTGGTGGCGGACGCACCGTCGGCCGCGGACTGCCTGGAATACTTCGGGGGCGCGGTCGCCGCCTATAATGGCGAGGCCGTCGATCTCGGCGGTCCCTTCGCCTACACACGGCGCGAGGCGCTCGGCGTCTGTGTCGGCATCGGCGCCTGGAACTACCCGATCCAGATCGCCGGCTGGAAATCCGCCCCTGCGCTGGCCATGGGCAACGCCATGGTATTCAAGCCGTCGGAAAACACGCCGTTGTCAGCGCTGGCGCTGGCCGAAATCTACAGCGAGGCCGGCCTGCCCGACGGGCTGTTCAATGTCGTGCAGGGCTATGGCGATGTTGGCGCGGGCCTCGTCGGCCACGATGTCGTGGCAAAAGTTTCGGTGACCGGTTCGGTGCCGACCGGGCGCAAGGTTCTGTCGCTTGCGGGTTCGAAGATGAAGCACGCGACGATGGAGCTCGGCGGCAAGTCGCCGCTGATCGTCTTCGACGATGCCGACATCGAAAACGCCATTGGCGGCGCCATGCTCGGCAATTTTTACTCCACAGGCCAGATCTGCTCCAACGGCACGCGTGTCTTCGTGCAAAGCGGCATCCACGACCGCTTCGTCGAGCGGCTGGTCGAGCGGACGAAGAAAATCCGCATCGGCAATCCGCTTGATCCCGAGACGCAGATGGGACCACTGGTCTCCAAGGCACAGCACGAGAAGGTCGTCGGCTATATTGGGATTGGCAAGCAGGACGGCGCTGTTCTCGCCTGCGGTGGCAATGTGCCGTCGCTGCAGGGTTTTGACGGCGGCTTCTTCGTCGAGCCGACGGTGTTCACCGGGGTCACCGACACGATGCGCATCGCCCGCGAGGAGATTTTCGGACCTGTCATGAGCGTGCTGAAATTCGACGGCGAGGACGAGGTGATCGACCGCGCCAACGACACCGAATTCGGCCTCGCCGCGGGCGTCTTCACCCGCGACCTGCCGCGCGCCCACCGCGTGATCGCCGAATTGCAGGCCGGCACCTGCTGGATCAACGCCTACAATCTGACGCCGGTGGAAATCCCCTTCGGCGGCTTCAAGCAGTCCGGCATCGGCCGCGAGAATTCGCTGGCGGCATTGGCGCTCTATTCGCAGCTGAAGTCGATCTATGTCGAGACTGGGGACGTGGCGAGCCCGTATTGA
- the betI gene encoding choline-binding transcriptional repressor BetI, whose product MPKVGMEPLRRKALIDATISAIGERGSLDVTMSEIAGRAGVSSALAHHYFGAKDELLFATMRHILAELTIDMRRALQSAKSPRERVSAVVAVNFSDIQFQAQTIAAWLAFYVEAQKSSALRRLLKIYARRLHSNLMSGLTGILPRAEADSAAEATAAMIDGLYIRRALKDGVPNAATAIALVEDYLETKLGERQKQ is encoded by the coding sequence ATGCCAAAAGTCGGAATGGAGCCACTGCGCCGCAAGGCGCTTATCGACGCGACGATCTCGGCGATCGGCGAACGCGGCTCGCTCGACGTGACCATGTCCGAGATCGCTGGCCGCGCCGGCGTGTCCTCGGCCCTTGCCCACCATTATTTCGGCGCCAAGGACGAATTGCTGTTCGCGACGATGCGGCACATTCTCGCCGAACTGACCATCGACATGCGCCGCGCCCTGCAATCCGCCAAGTCCCCGCGCGAACGCGTCTCCGCCGTGGTCGCCGTCAACTTCTCCGACATCCAGTTCCAGGCCCAAACCATTGCAGCCTGGCTTGCCTTCTATGTCGAGGCGCAGAAATCATCGGCGTTGCGCCGATTGCTCAAGATCTATGCGCGGCGGCTGCATTCGAACCTGATGAGCGGGCTGACCGGCATCCTGCCCAGGGCCGAGGCCGACAGCGCCGCCGAAGCCACAGCGGCGATGATCGACGGACTCTACATCAGGCGGGCGCTGAAGGACGGCGTGCCCAACGCCGCGACCGCGATCGCGCTGGTCGAGGACTATCTCGAAACCAAACTCGGCGAGCGGCAAAAGCAGTGA
- a CDS encoding acetyl-CoA acetyltransferase — MTACIVGWAHSRFGKLEGETLENLIVKVATDALDHAGIGPDEVDEIVLGHFNAGFSAQDFTASLVLQADDRLRFKPATRVENACATGSAAVRQGIRAIDANAARIVLVVGAEQMTTTPGPEIGKNLLKASYLPEDGETPAGFAGVFGKIAQAYFQRYGDQSDALAMIAAKNHKNGVDNPYAQMRKDFGYDFCRQESEKNPFVAGPLKRTDCSLVSDGAAALILADTATALKMRRAVAFRANEHVQDFLPMSKRDILAFEGCEQAWTRALKNAGVTLDDLSFVETHDCFTIAELIEYEAMGLARPGEGAKLALDGTTAKDGRLPVNPSGGLKAKGHPIGATGVSMHVLTAMQLVGEAGGIQVPGAKLGGIFNMGGAAVANYVSILDRIR; from the coding sequence ATGACCGCATGCATCGTTGGCTGGGCGCATTCGCGCTTCGGCAAGCTCGAGGGCGAGACGCTCGAAAACCTCATCGTCAAGGTCGCGACGGATGCGCTCGACCATGCCGGCATCGGTCCGGACGAGGTCGACGAGATCGTGCTTGGCCATTTCAACGCCGGCTTCTCGGCGCAGGATTTCACCGCGAGCCTGGTGCTGCAGGCCGACGACCGGCTGCGCTTCAAGCCGGCAACGCGCGTCGAGAACGCCTGCGCGACGGGATCGGCGGCGGTCCGGCAAGGCATCCGCGCCATCGACGCCAACGCGGCCCGCATCGTGCTGGTGGTTGGCGCCGAACAGATGACGACGACGCCGGGACCCGAGATCGGCAAGAACCTTCTGAAAGCGTCCTATCTGCCGGAGGACGGCGAGACACCCGCGGGCTTCGCCGGCGTCTTCGGCAAGATCGCGCAGGCCTATTTCCAGCGTTATGGCGACCAGTCCGATGCGCTCGCCATGATCGCCGCCAAGAACCACAAGAACGGCGTCGACAATCCCTATGCGCAGATGCGCAAGGATTTCGGCTATGATTTCTGCCGGCAGGAGAGCGAGAAGAACCCCTTCGTCGCCGGTCCTCTCAAGCGCACCGACTGCTCGCTGGTCTCCGACGGCGCCGCCGCTCTTATCCTCGCCGATACGGCCACTGCGCTGAAGATGCGCCGCGCAGTTGCCTTCAGGGCCAATGAACATGTGCAGGATTTCCTGCCGATGTCGAAGCGCGATATTCTGGCCTTCGAAGGCTGCGAGCAGGCTTGGACCCGCGCGCTGAAGAATGCCGGCGTGACGCTCGACGATCTGTCCTTTGTCGAGACGCATGACTGCTTCACCATTGCCGAACTGATCGAATATGAGGCCATGGGCCTGGCCAGGCCCGGCGAGGGCGCGAAGCTGGCGCTGGATGGCACGACGGCCAAGGACGGCCGCCTTCCGGTCAACCCCTCCGGCGGGCTCAAGGCCAAGGGCCACCCGATCGGCGCCACCGGTGTCTCCATGCATGTCCTGACCGCCATGCAGCTTGTCGGCGAAGCCGGCGGCATTCAGGTGCCGGGCGCGAAGCTTGGCGGCATCTTCAACATGGGTGGCGCGGCGGTCGCCAACTACGTTTCCATTCTCGACCGGATCAGGTAA